A portion of the Rahnella variigena genome contains these proteins:
- a CDS encoding RpiB/LacA/LacB family sugar-phosphate isomerase: protein MKIALMMENSQAAKNAIILKELNAVASEKEYPVYNVGMSDEQDHHLTYIHLGIMASILLNSKAVDFVVAGCGTGQGALMSLNIHPGVNCGYCIDPADAFLFAQINNGNALSLPFAKGFGWGAELNVRFIFEKAFTGEKGQGYPADRKEPQVRNAGILNQVKAAVVKENYLDTLRAIDPELVKTAVTGERFQKCFFENCQNKEIETFVREILA from the coding sequence ATGAAAATTGCATTGATGATGGAAAACAGTCAGGCCGCTAAAAACGCGATTATCCTGAAAGAACTGAACGCAGTGGCATCTGAGAAAGAATATCCGGTGTACAACGTGGGCATGTCTGATGAGCAGGATCACCACCTGACCTACATCCATCTGGGCATCATGGCCAGCATTTTACTCAACTCCAAAGCGGTTGATTTTGTCGTGGCGGGCTGCGGCACCGGACAGGGTGCGCTGATGTCACTGAACATTCATCCGGGCGTTAACTGCGGTTACTGTATTGATCCTGCAGATGCTTTCCTGTTCGCGCAAATCAACAACGGCAACGCATTGTCACTGCCATTCGCCAAAGGTTTCGGCTGGGGCGCAGAACTCAACGTGCGTTTCATCTTCGAGAAAGCCTTTACCGGCGAGAAAGGCCAGGGTTATCCGGCTGATCGTAAAGAACCTCAGGTACGCAATGCCGGTATTCTGAACCAGGTGAAAGCCGCGGTAGTGAAAGAAAACTATCTCGATACGCTGCGTGCCATCGATCCGGAACTGGTGAAAACCGCCGTGACCGGTGAACGTTTCCAGAAATGTTTCTTCGAGAACTGTCAGAACAAAGAGATCGAAACCTTCGTGCGTGAAATCCTCGCGTAA
- the kduD gene encoding 2-dehydro-3-deoxy-D-gluconate 5-dehydrogenase KduD: MILDNFSLKGKVAVVTGCDTGLGQGMAIGLAEAGCDIVGINIVEPAETIERVGATGRRFLSLTADLSDTKVIPALLERAVSEMGHIDILVNNAGIIRREDAIEFSEKNWDDVMNLNIKSVFFMSQAVAKQFIAQGTGGKIINIASMLSYQGGIRVPSYTASKSAVMGVTRLLANEWAKHNINVNAIAPGYMATNNTQQLRADEARSEEILGRIPAGRWGLPSDLMGPVVFLSSPASDYINGYTIAVDGGWLAR, translated from the coding sequence ATGATTCTGGATAATTTTTCTCTGAAGGGAAAAGTCGCGGTCGTCACCGGTTGTGATACCGGTTTGGGGCAAGGCATGGCCATTGGTCTTGCTGAAGCAGGGTGTGACATTGTCGGCATCAATATTGTCGAACCTGCTGAAACCATCGAACGTGTCGGCGCGACAGGGCGTCGTTTCCTGAGCCTGACGGCCGATCTTAGCGATACTAAAGTGATCCCGGCGCTGCTCGAACGTGCGGTGTCGGAAATGGGCCATATCGACATTCTGGTCAATAACGCCGGTATTATCCGCCGTGAAGACGCCATTGAGTTCAGCGAAAAGAACTGGGATGACGTCATGAACCTGAACATCAAATCTGTCTTCTTCATGTCACAGGCGGTGGCGAAACAATTCATCGCGCAGGGCACCGGCGGCAAAATCATTAACATTGCGTCGATGCTTTCTTATCAGGGCGGCATCCGCGTTCCTTCCTACACCGCATCGAAAAGTGCCGTGATGGGCGTCACCCGTCTGCTGGCGAACGAATGGGCGAAACACAATATCAATGTGAACGCCATTGCACCGGGCTACATGGCCACCAACAACACTCAGCAACTTCGTGCCGATGAAGCGCGCAGCGAAGAAATCCTGGGGCGTATTCCTGCAGGTCGCTGGGGTTTGCCTTCTGATCTGATGGGACCGGTTGTTTTCCTGTCTTCTCCGGCATCCGACTATATTAATGGCTACACGATTGCCGTTGACGGCGGCTGGCTGGCTCGTTAA
- a CDS encoding helix-turn-helix domain-containing protein, producing MRTEDFIHDLIDWIDHNLEERLDIKTVAKRAGYSRWYLQRMFKEHTGLPMGEFIREKKLKKSADMLASSGEPIVSVAISLGFDSQQSFTRSFKRQFGQTPGDWRRGLNMSAECQGCLH from the coding sequence ATGAGAACCGAGGATTTCATTCACGACCTGATCGACTGGATCGATCACAATCTGGAAGAGCGACTGGATATTAAAACCGTTGCCAAACGTGCAGGCTATTCGCGCTGGTATCTTCAGAGAATGTTCAAAGAGCACACCGGTTTACCGATGGGCGAATTCATTCGTGAGAAAAAACTGAAGAAATCTGCCGATATGCTGGCCAGCAGCGGAGAGCCGATTGTCAGCGTGGCGATTTCGCTGGGTTTTGACTCCCAACAATCTTTTACACGTAGCTTCAAACGTCAGTTCGGTCAGACGCCTGGTGACTGGCGCCGCGGTCTGAATATGTCTGCGGAATGTCAGGGCTGCCTGCACTGA